The genomic DNA CGCTGAAAATTACGATTTGGCTACTTGAAAGGCGAGGGTGTTGCGTACAGCTGCCCGACAGGCTCGGTGCGCTGTCCCCCTCAGTAACCTCGCAGCGAGTGGCTGAGATATCAGCCTACTCCCTGGCGAGGCCAATAACGCCGCAGGCTATGCGGGCACCGGCGGCACCGCTAGGCTGCGAGGTCAGGTCGTCCGCCTGGGTGTGGAGGACCACCGCGCGGCCCAGGATGGAGTGGGGTCCTTCGAGGCTCAGGTGGGCATCCACAACCTCCAGGGAGGCGTGGCCCGATTCGTCCGCCGTGACGTTGCCCAGGTCACCGAGGTGGCGCTGATCGTCCGCAGGGCCGCCGTGGGGCGCACCCGTGGGATTGAAGTGGCCACCCGCCGAGGTCCCATCCGGGGCGCTGCAGTCACCATACTCGTGGATGTGAAAGCCGTGCGGTCCGGGTTCGAGTCCGTGCAGATGGGCCACGATGCGGATACCCTCGTCTGTTCGAGTAAAAGTGACCATGCCGCCGGCTGAGCAGCCCTCAGTGGGATGCAGGACGGCCACGGCTCGGGCAGTTAAAGGCTGATCAGCCTCAGTGCTGTGCTGCGGCCTACCCAGGAACCGCCAAACGATAAAAAGCACCACTGCAGCCAAAACAACTATCCGTATCCAATCGCGCATATTCCCCTCCCGAGAAGTGGCTGTTACCGGCAGTTGGGAACGACCAGCAAGTTAGCGAACTTTTTAGTGGAAGAGGTGCCCGAGTTCTACAGGAATCTGTTCCGTAAGGATTAGGGTTGTGACCTCAAGATCCCGCTCCCCAAAAGTGGCAGAAGCGTGAATCCCTCTGATATGGAGCCAGCCGATTGATGCGGTTGATGGCAGAGAACGGTTGGATGAGGGCTGAGTTAGCGTGTGGCACTTGGAGGTCAGCCGGGTACTACGTACTTCCGGGTTGAGGTGGAGTCGCAATTGCCGGAGCAGGCCCAAGTGGATGATACTTCAACCTCACTGGCCCTGGCTAACCCTATCAAGGTGAAACATTCCGCCGGATAAAGGCATAGCGCGACTCGTCCAGCAGCGCCAGCGTGACGGGAATGCCCTCTACTTCAGCAGCCCCCGCCTATCCTAGGCGTACACGCACACAGGCAGCCTGGCGCGACTGCTCTGCACTTACTTCAATAACACCCCCGCCTACTGCGGGACTACTCTGACGCTTACTTTAGTAATAGCATCTTCCGGCAAGCGGACAGGAAGGAGCCCGACTGGGAACGCTGCGCGGCTGATCGGGAGAGCGAGCACCAGCGACTGCTCAATCAACGTTCCAATGCCATCTGGAATGACTGGCTGGCTGCCCTTGGAGGCTTGAGACCTGGGGCCGGGGACTGGGAGGCTGGCAGGAAGAGAACGGGAGAAGGGGTGAAGGAGGCGCGAGGCGGTCTCAAAAAGGGACCAAGAAGACACCTTAAAATTCAACAAAATCCATACAAAATTCTGCATTTTAGAGTTTTTTCCCGACGAGAGGCCGGAATCTCCCTGTTGAAAAATGATTCCGCGCCAAGACCGGCCCCGCTACACTTCGTTACGCGGGGTAAACTCCCCACTTGCAGCGATACTAAAGGCAGGGCAGACTTGATCGCAGCGGAGGCAACACTAGCGGCGTGATATGGGTTTAGCATTATCATAGTGCCGGAATATAAGTCATTGGAGGCGGTTTGTCGTTCGCCTGGTGCGTCTGGTGCGCGAAATGCGCGAGAAAAGAAGTTTCCCCAAAGGGGTCCCTTAGGGACAAGTTTCGAGTTTCAGGTTTCGAGTTACCGGTGGGCGGAAGAGAGCGTCGGGAATGGTACATTGACGATTGAAGATTGAAAGAGAAAGGGGAAAAAGCGGGAAGCAAACTGCCAAGAAAGCAGGGAGGAGAGGTCTATCTCCCTGTCCGTGGCGTCCCTGGCTTCTTTTGCTACGGATTTACACAGATGTACGCGGATCTTTTATCGCATATAAACTTATTCTATCCATCTTTCTGTCTGCGTTCATCCGCGCAGATCCGCGGCTGGACTTTCTCTGACCCCCCAGCCCCGCCTCCGGCGCAGCTACCCTTCGTGACGCGGGGTAAACTCCCCGCTTTCTGCGGGACTGTGAGCAGGGCATGGCTATTTCCCCGCCTACGGCCCACCGCCAGCAGGATTTATAACGGGACTGTTCTGACGCTTACTTCAATAACACCATCTTCCGGCTGGCCGTGAAGCGCTTGTCGCTCTCAACAGAGGTAGCTGTAAACCGGTAGAGGTAAATGCCGGCGGGTACTGAGCGTCCACCCTGGTCTTTACCATCCCACACCACCTGCCGGTAGCCGACCTCTTCCAGACCCTCCCAGCGGATAACCTCGCGACCCATAATGTCGTAGATCACCAGGCTTACACGACTGGCTTCCGACAGATCGTATTCAATGCTGGTGCTGGGGTTGAAGGGATTAGGGTGGGCCGGGTAGAGGGCGTAGGCCTCGGGTACCATCCCCGATAAGTAATCTTCCGCCTGACCCTCGGCAATCTGCTTGACGAACGCCATGAAACTGACCGTATCGGAGGGATTAGACAGCCGGCTGCTCTCATCCCTGGCCCTGACGTAGAAAGAAAAATTATAAGCCGGTGGATCACATAAAAACACACTCTCGGGGTTGTAGTGGTTGTTCTGGGTGGACCCCGCAAGAGACCATTCG from Candidatus Neomarinimicrobiota bacterium includes the following:
- a CDS encoding FlgD immunoglobulin-like domain containing protein, with protein sequence MSSLTNILEARDFDVPPAPPQNLTGVCDRNPILQWDDNTEPDLDCYYVYEKVHISEWSLAGSTQNNHYNPESVFLCDPPAYNFSFYVRARDESSRLSNPSDTVSFMAFVKQIAEGQAEDYLSGMVPEAYALYPAHPNPFNPSTSIEYDLSEASRVSLVIYDIMGREVIRWEGLEEVGYRQVVWDGKDQGGRSVPAGIYLYRFTATSVESDKRFTASRKMVLLK
- a CDS encoding superoxide dismutase family protein translates to MRDWIRIVVLAAVVLFIVWRFLGRPQHSTEADQPLTARAVAVLHPTEGCSAGGMVTFTRTDEGIRIVAHLHGLEPGPHGFHIHEYGDCSAPDGTSAGGHFNPTGAPHGGPADDQRHLGDLGNVTADESGHASLEVVDAHLSLEGPHSILGRAVVLHTQADDLTSQPSGAAGARIACGVIGLARE